A stretch of Roseibium porphyridii DNA encodes these proteins:
- a CDS encoding aldo/keto reductase, with translation MTAAPLRHAISSELEISRLVTGLWQVADIEKTGDLLDPDKAADHLETYFNAGFSTFDMADHYGSAELIAGRLLTRHQDAHKPQICTKWCPEPGPMTPDVVRAGVQERLDRLGTDCIDLLQFHWWSFEHPAWLDALHEMTRLREEGLIKALGVTNFDAAHLRLALADGIPLATNQVSFSMVDRRALGQLSDLCASFNVSLLAYGTLCGGFLSDRWLGQPEPLDLTDWSKMKYKRFIDAAGGWAGFQNILEAAAEVATKHQVSLANVATRWVLEQAAVAGVIVGARLGESEHISDNAKLFSFALETEDRERLDQAFKTTHDVPGDCGDEYRRPPFLTASGDLSHHLAEMPLAHSAVPVDHRPGATRVLTGSDWEEIAGYCRAHRIGDRILVSGTTAVAGLSRAVAPGDAAAQTTYILDKILAALSALGASAQDVVRTRIYIVEEDDVLDISKAHGRVFSDIKPANTLVVVAGLIGDHRVEIEAEALLVGSSAMSD, from the coding sequence ATGACCGCTGCGCCCCTGCGCCATGCCATTTCAAGTGAACTGGAAATCAGCCGACTTGTGACAGGTTTGTGGCAAGTTGCCGATATCGAAAAAACCGGTGACCTGCTGGACCCGGACAAGGCAGCTGACCACCTTGAGACCTATTTCAACGCCGGTTTTTCGACGTTTGACATGGCCGATCATTACGGCAGTGCAGAACTCATTGCGGGCCGCCTGCTCACTCGCCATCAAGACGCGCACAAACCGCAGATTTGTACAAAATGGTGCCCGGAACCCGGCCCAATGACCCCAGACGTCGTTCGTGCTGGCGTTCAGGAAAGGCTGGATCGGCTTGGAACCGATTGTATCGATCTGTTGCAGTTTCACTGGTGGAGCTTTGAACACCCAGCATGGCTCGACGCGCTTCATGAAATGACCAGGCTAAGAGAAGAAGGCTTGATTAAAGCCCTTGGCGTCACGAATTTCGACGCTGCGCATTTGCGACTTGCTCTTGCTGACGGCATCCCTCTTGCGACAAATCAGGTTTCCTTCTCGATGGTCGATCGCCGTGCGCTGGGCCAACTTTCAGACCTTTGTGCCTCTTTCAATGTAAGCCTTCTGGCCTATGGCACCTTGTGTGGCGGCTTCCTGTCCGATCGCTGGCTTGGTCAGCCAGAACCATTGGATCTGACGGACTGGTCGAAGATGAAATACAAACGGTTCATCGACGCCGCCGGGGGGTGGGCCGGATTCCAGAACATTCTTGAGGCAGCTGCAGAAGTTGCAACAAAACACCAAGTTTCATTGGCAAATGTCGCGACACGGTGGGTTCTGGAACAGGCAGCGGTTGCAGGCGTCATTGTTGGTGCTCGCCTTGGTGAGAGCGAACACATTAGCGACAATGCCAAACTGTTTTCCTTCGCGCTGGAAACAGAAGACCGGGAACGTCTCGACCAGGCGTTCAAGACCACCCACGATGTTCCCGGCGATTGTGGTGATGAATACCGACGGCCACCCTTTTTAACGGCGTCGGGAGACTTGAGCCATCACCTGGCGGAAATGCCCTTGGCACATAGTGCCGTGCCTGTGGATCATAGACCCGGCGCAACCCGCGTTTTAACCGGATCGGACTGGGAAGAAATCGCCGGTTACTGTCGTGCCCACAGGATCGGTGACCGGATCCTGGTTTCTGGCACCACAGCTGTTGCAGGCTTGTCTCGCGCAGTTGCACCTGGCGATGCGGCGGCTCAAACGACCTATATCCTCGACAAGATACTTGCCGCACTTTCAGCGTTGGGGGCGTCGGCGCAAGATGTTGTCCGCACGCGCATCTACATCGTTGAAGAAGACGATGTCCTCGACATTTCGAAAGCACATGGACGTGTGTTTTCCGATATCAAACCTGCAAATACGCTTGTCGTTGTTGCAGGACTTATTGGAGATCACAGGGTTGAAATTGAAGCCGAAGCTTTGCTGGTCGGGTCATCTGCTATGTCCGACTGA
- a CDS encoding FAD-dependent oxidoreductase, with protein MTEMTVDVAAPPDAFDLDCETLIIGAGAAGLVAALAAHETGQSVLVVEADAVPSGSTALSAGLIPAAGTKLQTAEGIEDDATLFAADIQAKAKHENEQLLVERLAKNAGPTIDWLSDRYQLPLSVITNFEYPGHSRHRMHGLPTRSGAELINALRSTCERCDIDIICERRAARLFCKDGNVLGIAVRRPDGGAETIGCKKLILACNGFGGNRDLVRQLLPDIEGGLWFGHDGNRGEALLWGQEIGAELNNLGAYQGHGNVAHPHGILITWAVIAQGGVQVNSDGLRFWNEAQGYSEAARAVLAQPEGIAFTIFDSRIAAIARQFEDFKQAEGVGAVKVSETLEGLAQELGLPVEPFLKTMATLPTRGKDEFGREFVSEQLAAPFCGVRVTGALFHTQGGLRTDENARVLRTDGTVFPNLHACGGAACGVSGRSDSGYLSGNGLLSAVVLGRLAGQSVGHSR; from the coding sequence ATGACCGAAATGACAGTTGATGTCGCCGCACCGCCTGACGCATTCGATCTAGATTGCGAGACCTTGATTATCGGTGCAGGTGCTGCCGGGTTGGTTGCCGCTCTCGCGGCACATGAAACCGGGCAATCGGTATTGGTTGTTGAAGCAGACGCTGTACCCAGTGGGTCAACTGCGCTTTCTGCAGGACTCATTCCCGCTGCTGGCACCAAGCTTCAGACGGCAGAAGGTATTGAGGATGATGCGACGCTCTTTGCTGCGGACATTCAGGCAAAGGCAAAGCATGAGAACGAGCAGTTGTTGGTTGAGCGCCTGGCGAAAAACGCCGGACCAACAATAGACTGGCTCAGCGACAGGTATCAGCTTCCGCTCTCGGTCATAACGAACTTTGAATATCCAGGCCATAGTCGTCACCGAATGCACGGGTTGCCGACGCGATCCGGAGCCGAATTGATCAATGCTTTGAGGTCAACCTGCGAACGCTGCGATATCGATATTATTTGTGAGCGTCGTGCGGCGCGTCTTTTTTGCAAAGACGGGAATGTTCTGGGTATTGCGGTCAGACGTCCCGATGGCGGTGCCGAGACTATCGGGTGCAAAAAACTGATCCTTGCGTGCAATGGTTTTGGCGGTAATCGGGACCTGGTTCGCCAGCTCCTGCCTGACATAGAAGGCGGACTTTGGTTTGGCCACGACGGCAATCGGGGGGAAGCGCTCCTTTGGGGGCAAGAGATTGGTGCTGAACTAAACAATCTGGGAGCCTATCAGGGACATGGCAATGTTGCTCACCCGCATGGAATCTTGATCACTTGGGCCGTGATTGCTCAAGGAGGTGTCCAGGTCAACAGCGATGGTTTGCGGTTCTGGAACGAAGCGCAGGGCTACTCTGAAGCTGCACGTGCGGTGCTGGCACAGCCAGAGGGGATTGCTTTCACCATATTTGACAGTCGAATTGCCGCAATTGCCAGGCAGTTTGAGGACTTCAAGCAAGCTGAGGGCGTTGGTGCGGTCAAGGTCAGCGAAACGCTGGAAGGACTGGCACAAGAACTGGGCTTGCCCGTCGAACCGTTTTTGAAAACGATGGCGACGCTTCCCACAAGGGGGAAAGACGAATTCGGTCGTGAATTCGTATCGGAGCAACTCGCCGCTCCATTTTGTGGGGTCCGGGTAACCGGCGCATTGTTTCACACACAGGGCGGTCTGCGAACGGATGAAAACGCACGCGTTCTCCGAACAGACGGAACCGTATTTCCCAATCTGCATGCCTGTGGCGGTGCCGCCTGTGGTGTGTCGGGCCGGTCTGACAGCGGCTATCTTTCTGGAAACGGATTGTTGAGCGCCGTTGTCCTTGGTCGGCTTGCAGGGCAATCAGTCGGACATAGCAGATGA
- a CDS encoding isocitrate lyase/PEP mutase family protein translates to MSLKSRLQQSNILVAPGVYDGLTASLAAAAGFETLYLSGAAVSYTRLGRPDIGLTAVTEMADTMALIADRTELPVIIDADTGFGNALNAQRTMRLYERAGASALQVEDQTYPKRCGHLADKSLIPADEMAGKVRAMADARSSEDTLIIARTDAIAVEGFQAAIDRADAYLEAGADVLFIEAPQSREQLTEIAQIFAPRVPLLANMVEGGATPITGADDLEEQGYSIVIFPGGIVRAIGRTAVEYYESLRQNGSNRPFADKMFDFNGLNDVIGTADMLAKGVAYDRNDS, encoded by the coding sequence ATGAGCCTTAAATCTCGTCTTCAGCAAAGCAACATTCTGGTTGCCCCTGGTGTTTATGACGGCCTCACGGCGTCCCTGGCTGCAGCCGCCGGGTTTGAAACGCTTTATTTGAGTGGCGCAGCTGTTTCCTATACTCGTCTTGGCCGACCGGATATCGGTCTGACAGCAGTCACTGAAATGGCTGACACGATGGCGTTGATCGCTGACCGAACTGAATTGCCGGTGATTATCGATGCAGATACCGGGTTCGGAAATGCGCTGAACGCACAGCGCACCATGCGCCTATATGAGCGAGCAGGGGCGTCCGCACTGCAGGTGGAAGACCAAACCTACCCGAAGCGATGTGGACATCTGGCAGACAAGTCCCTGATACCAGCTGATGAGATGGCGGGTAAGGTCAGAGCAATGGCAGATGCCCGCAGCTCTGAAGACACGCTGATCATTGCGCGCACTGATGCAATTGCGGTTGAAGGCTTTCAGGCTGCGATAGATCGCGCTGACGCATACCTTGAAGCCGGTGCTGATGTGCTTTTCATCGAGGCTCCGCAATCGCGGGAACAGCTCACAGAGATCGCACAGATATTTGCACCTCGCGTTCCCTTGCTTGCCAATATGGTGGAAGGTGGAGCAACGCCGATCACCGGAGCTGACGATCTGGAAGAACAAGGATATTCGATCGTCATATTCCCAGGCGGGATCGTACGCGCGATTGGACGGACGGCGGTTGAGTACTATGAAAGCCTTCGTCAGAACGGCAGCAACCGGCCCTTTGCGGACAAAATGTTCGATTTCAACGGGTTGAATGACGTGATCGGCACAGCTGACATGCTTGCCAAAGGCGTTGCCTATGACCGAAATGACAGTTGA
- a CDS encoding cysteine hydrolase family protein — MNEPTNWDLARTALLTIDLQNDFLHPEGAYGRAGQRADSIAALPKRIAPLVKTLRDRGGHYISAQFTLVPDAHGEPLIAPHLKKLRPFLGKGDFAPGSFGNTLVDELFPADFVVEKVAYSAFYQTRLEYIMRAVGIDNLIVGGIVTNGGVASTLRDAHLRNIDTMLLTDGSAAFKDDVHQATLLSLATVTHQMSCKDASAWLEAAA, encoded by the coding sequence GTGAATGAGCCGACAAACTGGGATCTGGCCAGGACGGCACTCCTGACGATTGATCTGCAGAACGACTTTCTTCATCCAGAAGGAGCCTACGGTCGGGCAGGACAGCGCGCAGATTCAATAGCTGCACTTCCGAAACGCATTGCACCTTTGGTCAAAACTTTGCGGGATCGTGGAGGTCACTATATCTCGGCGCAGTTTACTCTAGTACCCGATGCGCACGGGGAACCGCTCATTGCGCCTCACTTGAAGAAACTGCGCCCCTTTCTCGGCAAGGGAGACTTTGCACCGGGGAGTTTCGGCAACACGCTGGTAGACGAACTTTTCCCGGCGGATTTCGTTGTGGAGAAGGTGGCTTATTCGGCATTCTATCAAACCAGGCTTGAGTACATCATGAGAGCTGTCGGTATCGATAACCTTATTGTCGGTGGCATCGTGACCAACGGCGGCGTTGCGTCCACTTTGCGAGACGCACACTTGCGCAACATCGACACGATGCTCCTGACCGATGGCAGTGCGGCATTCAAGGATGATGTGCACCAGGCAACACTCCTGTCGCTTGCAACGGTCACTCACCAGATGAGCTGCAAAGATGCGTCAGCCTGGTTGGAGGCAGCCGCATGA
- a CDS encoding hydantoinase/oxoprolinase family protein: protein MSVRMIGVDVGGTFTDVFVLNETDGSASVAKVPTTRPDQSGGFLDGIARQVSDLAGISVVVHGTTAGTNALLERKGATTGVICTEGLRDVLEMRRRDRPRTWGLRGDFEPVVDRRNRLEVPERTLADGSIRTPVDLEAVRAAAKQLKEQGCEAVAILFANAYANPQNETAAVNVVREIWPNPHVSASSEILPEIREFERFSTTALNAYLQPEVSGYLDRLEGALKSGGFDGEFMIVQSNGGVMAVDTACRLPVRTALSGPAAGVIAAGYIASSAGFDNVITGDMGGTSFDVSLISQGHSMLSPQTSIDFGMVVRTPMIEITTIGAGGGSIAWVDKGGLLNIGPESAGSDPGPVAYGLGNTRPTVTDANVVLGRIDPENPIGGKLARLDVDAAAKAIDKHVGEPLGLETLAAAEAILRVANSRMAGAIRLVSIERGFDPKHFAFMPFGGGGALHAGAMLADVGIAKAMVPRYPGVTSAMGCVIADMRQDFVQTINSLVSALDEEALGQFMQAHSDRGQAMLDAARTNFEAREYSFELDMAYVGQTHTVSVPLDIQVKDGVVFPPTRSEIEVAFDRAYEGTFGRLLKNGIRRILNLRSAVTGKRPKFDLKTLAPAVEGAVSPKNSRQVHFDDTWHDTLIYDRLTLPVGAVIQGPAILEQPDTTVLVEPNLQARVDAFGNTIIEPTEVPS, encoded by the coding sequence ATGAGTGTGCGCATGATTGGCGTCGATGTCGGCGGCACTTTCACGGACGTCTTTGTTTTGAACGAAACGGATGGCAGTGCGTCCGTTGCCAAGGTGCCGACAACCCGTCCAGATCAGTCGGGCGGATTTCTGGATGGTATCGCCCGACAGGTTTCTGACCTTGCCGGGATATCTGTCGTGGTTCACGGAACAACAGCAGGAACCAACGCCTTGCTCGAGCGCAAGGGTGCAACCACAGGCGTCATTTGTACCGAAGGTCTGCGAGATGTTCTGGAAATGCGTCGCCGAGACCGGCCCCGTACCTGGGGCTTACGCGGAGATTTCGAACCGGTCGTGGATCGGCGCAATCGTCTGGAAGTTCCTGAAAGGACGCTTGCCGACGGTTCAATCCGCACTCCGGTCGATCTTGAGGCCGTTAGGGCCGCTGCCAAACAATTGAAAGAGCAAGGCTGCGAAGCGGTTGCGATCTTGTTTGCCAACGCATATGCAAATCCACAAAACGAAACGGCTGCAGTCAATGTCGTTCGCGAGATCTGGCCGAACCCTCATGTCTCGGCGTCTTCGGAGATCCTGCCGGAAATCCGCGAATTCGAGCGATTTTCCACAACAGCCCTGAATGCCTACCTGCAGCCCGAAGTTTCCGGGTATCTGGATCGTCTGGAGGGTGCGCTCAAGTCGGGCGGTTTCGACGGCGAATTCATGATAGTGCAATCCAATGGCGGGGTCATGGCAGTGGATACTGCGTGCCGTTTGCCGGTACGCACTGCTTTGTCAGGTCCAGCTGCCGGAGTGATCGCAGCCGGTTACATTGCGTCTTCAGCTGGCTTCGACAATGTCATTACGGGAGATATGGGCGGAACCAGTTTTGATGTGTCCCTGATCTCTCAAGGTCACTCAATGCTGTCACCGCAAACTTCCATTGATTTCGGGATGGTGGTTCGAACACCGATGATCGAAATTACGACGATCGGGGCTGGTGGCGGGTCGATTGCCTGGGTTGATAAGGGAGGGCTCCTCAATATCGGACCGGAAAGCGCAGGTTCTGATCCAGGGCCGGTGGCCTATGGTTTGGGCAACACGCGGCCCACGGTAACCGATGCGAATGTCGTTCTTGGTCGGATCGACCCTGAAAATCCAATTGGCGGCAAGCTTGCCAGGCTTGATGTAGATGCTGCAGCAAAGGCCATCGACAAACATGTCGGCGAGCCTCTTGGGCTTGAAACACTAGCGGCTGCCGAAGCAATTCTACGCGTTGCCAATTCGCGCATGGCTGGCGCCATCCGGTTGGTGTCCATCGAGCGAGGTTTCGATCCGAAACACTTCGCATTTATGCCATTTGGTGGTGGCGGGGCGTTGCATGCAGGCGCAATGCTTGCCGATGTCGGGATCGCCAAAGCTATGGTGCCCCGATATCCAGGTGTGACATCGGCCATGGGGTGCGTCATTGCGGATATGCGCCAGGACTTTGTTCAAACGATCAACTCACTGGTTTCAGCGCTGGACGAGGAAGCTCTTGGTCAGTTCATGCAGGCGCATTCCGATCGTGGACAGGCAATGTTAGATGCGGCACGCACCAACTTCGAAGCACGCGAGTACAGCTTTGAGCTGGATATGGCTTATGTTGGGCAGACACACACTGTCTCCGTGCCATTGGACATTCAGGTTAAAGACGGAGTGGTTTTTCCACCAACTCGATCTGAAATCGAGGTCGCCTTCGATCGGGCCTATGAAGGCACGTTTGGAAGGCTGTTGAAGAACGGTATTCGCCGGATTCTTAATTTGCGGAGCGCAGTCACCGGCAAACGCCCCAAATTTGACTTGAAAACGCTCGCGCCAGCCGTTGAAGGTGCTGTCTCTCCGAAAAACAGCCGGCAGGTTCATTTCGATGACACTTGGCATGACACGTTGATTTACGACCGACTAACGCTTCCAGTTGGTGCCGTGATCCAAGGGCCGGCCATATTGGAACAGCCCGACACAACAGTTCTGGTTGAGCCAAATCTTCAGGCACGCGTCGATGCTTTTGGAAACACCATTATCGAACCCACGGAGGTCCCATCGTGA
- a CDS encoding hydantoinase B/oxoprolinase family protein has translation MSDIDPITLSVLAGRMEQIADEMDATLFRAAFNPIIAEAHDASHGLYHADTGDTLVQGKSGLPIFVGVMAFAVKAVIEKAASEGDLQDGDIFIFNDAHIGGTHLSDMRLVRPYFRDGELFCYLASVGHWHDVGGAVPGNYNPAATEVFQEAFVLPPVRLARAGVVNQDIIDILLRNTRLPQSAMGDLNGQLSALDLGTKRMDELMEEYGAETVGSALDALGHRAEALMRSELKELPNGRWEAEDYLDNDGITDEPLAIRVALQISDDKMTLDFSGSADQCAGPVNIALPTTVATAYVAIKHIFPTLPANAGVMRPIDVIVPEGSLLSAKFPAPTGGYTETILRMIDVIFSAFAKAAPDRVVANAYGTINALSIAGKRTNGQPWVMFSFYGGGHGGSPESDGLNHGNAPISTATIPPMEILEAAYPVMFRKWALRPDSSGAGKHRGGMGAVYEIEVLEENGAEAFLFGERGRFAPKGIADGQDGAMNRFSFEQDHGWETPPLASKMRGIKLRQGQGVRLETPGGGGYGKADERVAEDVARDVARGLVNPATADRLYGVAWREVSQ, from the coding sequence ATGAGCGATATTGACCCCATCACCTTGTCGGTTTTGGCGGGGCGCATGGAACAGATTGCGGATGAAATGGACGCAACGCTGTTCCGGGCGGCTTTCAACCCGATAATTGCCGAGGCACATGATGCCAGCCATGGTCTCTACCATGCCGATACTGGAGACACACTGGTGCAAGGCAAGTCGGGTCTACCGATTTTCGTTGGCGTGATGGCCTTCGCAGTCAAGGCGGTCATCGAAAAGGCAGCCTCCGAGGGAGACTTGCAGGACGGGGATATTTTCATCTTCAATGACGCGCATATTGGCGGAACGCACCTGTCTGATATGCGTCTCGTCCGGCCGTATTTCCGGGACGGTGAATTGTTTTGTTATCTTGCTTCGGTCGGGCATTGGCATGATGTCGGAGGGGCCGTGCCTGGCAACTACAACCCTGCTGCCACTGAGGTATTTCAAGAAGCTTTTGTGCTTCCACCGGTGCGGCTTGCCCGCGCTGGTGTCGTCAACCAGGACATCATAGACATCCTTCTTCGCAACACCCGGCTACCTCAATCCGCAATGGGAGATTTGAACGGGCAGCTGAGTGCGCTGGATCTCGGCACAAAGCGAATGGATGAGTTGATGGAGGAGTATGGTGCTGAAACTGTTGGGTCGGCGCTAGATGCCTTGGGTCATCGCGCTGAAGCTCTGATGCGGTCTGAATTGAAGGAACTGCCAAACGGACGCTGGGAAGCGGAAGACTATCTCGACAATGATGGCATAACGGATGAGCCACTGGCCATTCGCGTAGCGCTTCAGATCAGCGACGACAAAATGACGCTCGACTTTTCCGGTTCGGCGGATCAATGCGCAGGGCCGGTGAATATCGCGCTGCCAACCACTGTTGCGACTGCCTATGTCGCGATTAAACACATCTTTCCGACCCTGCCGGCAAACGCTGGCGTCATGCGGCCCATCGATGTGATCGTGCCTGAAGGGTCGTTGCTCTCAGCCAAGTTTCCGGCTCCGACAGGTGGCTATACCGAAACAATCCTTAGAATGATTGACGTCATTTTTTCAGCCTTTGCAAAGGCAGCTCCAGACCGTGTTGTCGCAAACGCCTATGGCACCATCAATGCTTTGTCTATCGCCGGAAAGAGAACCAATGGTCAGCCTTGGGTGATGTTCAGCTTCTATGGAGGTGGACATGGCGGGTCGCCGGAAAGCGATGGTCTCAATCACGGCAATGCACCGATTTCAACCGCGACCATTCCACCGATGGAAATCCTTGAGGCCGCCTATCCGGTGATGTTTCGAAAGTGGGCGCTAAGACCTGACAGCTCAGGAGCTGGCAAGCACAGAGGAGGGATGGGTGCAGTCTACGAGATAGAAGTGCTGGAGGAAAACGGGGCGGAAGCATTCCTGTTTGGCGAGCGGGGGCGTTTCGCGCCCAAGGGGATTGCGGATGGACAAGACGGCGCGATGAACAGGTTTTCCTTCGAACAGGATCACGGTTGGGAAACACCGCCACTGGCATCCAAAATGCGAGGTATCAAATTGCGCCAGGGTCAGGGCGTGCGTCTGGAAACACCTGGTGGCGGTGGTTACGGAAAAGCCGATGAGCGCGTTGCTGAAGATGTTGCCCGTGATGTTGCCCGAGGCCTTGTGAACCCAGCTACAGCAGACCGCCTATATGGAGTTGCCTGGCGGGAGGTCTCCCAATGA
- a CDS encoding nuclear transport factor 2 family protein, with translation MPIVELHVLEGYGTDEKRRLHTALTDAVRLIVPASPDAITVMIHEMKAANYSRDGKQRKGAPALGDAGEIVRAFLKTMEAREIEAAEAFLAEDFAMFFPGAQPMHELEALIKWATQRYRFVKKAYLGFDVMQSSGPEVLVYCRGTLSGEWLDGTPFENIRFIDRFELVEGKISRQDVWNDIAEVKAGL, from the coding sequence ATGCCGATTGTCGAGCTGCATGTCCTGGAAGGTTATGGGACGGATGAAAAGCGTCGGTTGCACACGGCATTGACCGATGCAGTTCGGCTTATCGTTCCCGCCAGCCCCGACGCGATCACAGTAATGATCCACGAAATGAAAGCTGCCAACTATTCGCGCGATGGCAAACAGCGCAAAGGAGCGCCGGCCCTTGGTGATGCAGGGGAGATAGTCAGGGCTTTTCTTAAGACTATGGAAGCTCGTGAAATCGAGGCCGCGGAAGCGTTTCTAGCAGAAGACTTTGCCATGTTTTTTCCCGGTGCTCAGCCAATGCATGAGCTCGAAGCGTTGATCAAGTGGGCGACGCAGCGCTACCGCTTTGTCAAGAAAGCTTACTTGGGTTTCGATGTCATGCAGAGTTCCGGGCCTGAAGTTCTGGTTTATTGCCGGGGCACGCTGTCGGGCGAATGGCTCGACGGAACGCCATTTGAAAACATCCGTTTTATTGATCGATTCGAACTGGTGGAGGGCAAAATCAGCCGCCAGGACGTTTGGAATGACATTGCTGAAGTAAAGGCAGGTTTATGA
- a CDS encoding GntR family transcriptional regulator, producing the protein MNKPEKSLLPDGAKARQVYLSLRDQIADGRLEDGENLPPEQKLAEIYAVSRVTVRRALDALAAAGLIVRRAGSGTTVSTSGKSGKPMAMNLATLMPQLVEMGQSTTARLLSFSYGAAPEFVANALRLDPKEQVQIATRVRSADEIPFSHLTTYVPATIASNYSENDLATTPLFKLLELSGVHIKDAHQSVSATLAGPEVAEALGIAVGSALLSLRRVVRDVNDNGVEFLSGLYRPDMFRLEMPLTRVGEESARHWEPAIGKPSGEQA; encoded by the coding sequence GTGAATAAACCTGAAAAATCATTGCTTCCAGATGGAGCCAAGGCACGTCAGGTTTACCTCTCCCTGCGCGACCAAATCGCCGACGGCCGTCTTGAAGACGGTGAAAACCTGCCGCCCGAACAAAAGCTTGCTGAGATATATGCCGTATCTCGGGTAACTGTTCGAAGAGCACTCGATGCGTTAGCAGCAGCAGGCCTGATTGTCCGGCGGGCCGGCAGCGGAACAACGGTCAGCACGTCCGGCAAATCGGGAAAGCCGATGGCCATGAACCTGGCAACGCTGATGCCGCAGCTTGTCGAAATGGGGCAATCCACTACGGCGCGCCTGTTGTCTTTTTCATATGGTGCCGCACCGGAATTCGTCGCGAACGCTCTTAGATTGGACCCAAAGGAACAGGTTCAAATAGCAACTCGCGTACGTAGCGCGGACGAGATCCCCTTCTCTCACCTGACGACATATGTGCCGGCCACGATTGCAAGCAACTATTCAGAAAACGATCTTGCCACAACGCCTTTATTCAAACTTCTCGAGTTGAGCGGTGTCCACATCAAGGACGCCCACCAATCTGTGTCGGCAACATTGGCCGGACCCGAGGTTGCCGAGGCACTGGGCATTGCGGTTGGATCGGCTTTGCTATCGCTCCGCCGGGTCGTGCGCGACGTAAATGACAATGGAGTTGAGTTTCTCTCAGGTCTTTACCGCCCGGATATGTTTCGACTTGAAATGCCTCTCACCCGCGTTGGAGAGGAAAGTGCGCGCCATTGGGAACCGGCAATCGGCAAACCATCCGGTGAACAAGCATGA